From a region of the Prevotella melaninogenica genome:
- a CDS encoding Lrp/AsnC family transcriptional regulator produces the protein MEKVDRLDKKILGILSQNARMPFKDVAAQCGVSRAAIHQRVQHLIENGVITGSGFDVNPKSLGYTTCTYVGLNLERGSMYKKVVERISAIPEVVECHFTTGPYTMLVKLYAKDNEQLMDLLNNQLQGISGVVSTETLISLEQSIKREIPIAEELL, from the coding sequence ATGGAAAAAGTAGATCGTTTGGACAAGAAAATATTGGGTATCCTCTCGCAGAATGCTCGTATGCCTTTCAAGGATGTTGCTGCCCAGTGTGGCGTTTCACGTGCAGCTATTCATCAGCGCGTACAACATCTCATAGAGAATGGAGTCATAACAGGTAGTGGTTTCGACGTTAATCCTAAGAGTTTAGGTTATACAACCTGCACCTATGTGGGACTAAACCTCGAGCGTGGCTCTATGTATAAGAAGGTTGTTGAACGTATCAGTGCTATTCCAGAGGTGGTTGAATGTCATTTTACAACAGGTCCTTATACAATGCTTGTGAAGCTTTATGCAAAAGACAACGAGCAGTTGATGGATCTTCTTAACAACCAGTTGCAAGGTATCTCTGGTGTTGTATCAACCGAAACACTTATTTCTCTTGAGCAAAGTATCAAGCGTGAGATACCTATAGCAGAAGAATTGCTCTAA
- a CDS encoding FKBP-type peptidyl-prolyl cis-trans isomerase, translating to MKKIYFLAAMAIAAAGFTACGNSAPKEDLKSDVDSLSYAFGIDQGQSVKQYLQQMQIDTAYIDEFIKGMNDGAQNADDKKRAAYNAGIGVGMQMNMIIKNQINRQIFGEDSTKSVSLANFLAGFAASAKGHGQKMTVEQAREVEQKTSKAIQMKTAEKTYGANKKKSDAYMAANAKKEGVKTIGQGVQVKELKAGSGATPKASDVVKINYVGKTIDGKVFDQRDGATMPVGGVIPGFTEALTKMPVGAKWEITIPYTAGYGAEQPSPDLKPFSTLIFTVELLGIEKAPEGQPGMPQGMSAMPQGKPGM from the coding sequence ATGAAGAAAATTTATTTTTTAGCCGCTATGGCTATCGCAGCTGCAGGCTTCACAGCTTGTGGTAACTCAGCTCCAAAGGAGGATTTGAAGTCTGATGTTGACTCTTTGAGCTATGCTTTCGGTATTGATCAGGGTCAGAGTGTAAAGCAGTATCTCCAGCAGATGCAGATTGATACAGCTTACATCGATGAGTTTATCAAGGGTATGAACGACGGTGCGCAGAATGCTGATGATAAGAAGCGTGCTGCTTACAATGCTGGTATCGGCGTAGGTATGCAGATGAACATGATTATCAAGAATCAGATCAACCGTCAGATCTTTGGTGAGGACTCTACAAAGTCTGTTTCTTTGGCTAACTTCCTCGCTGGTTTCGCAGCAAGTGCAAAGGGTCATGGTCAGAAGATGACTGTAGAGCAGGCTCGTGAAGTTGAGCAGAAGACTTCAAAGGCTATTCAGATGAAGACCGCTGAGAAGACTTATGGCGCTAATAAGAAGAAGAGTGACGCTTACATGGCAGCCAATGCTAAGAAGGAAGGTGTGAAGACTATCGGTCAGGGTGTACAGGTTAAGGAGCTCAAGGCTGGCTCTGGTGCTACACCAAAGGCTTCTGATGTTGTTAAGATTAACTATGTAGGTAAGACTATCGATGGTAAGGTTTTCGACCAGCGTGATGGTGCAACAATGCCTGTAGGTGGTGTTATCCCAGGTTTCACTGAGGCTTTGACTAAGATGCCTGTTGGTGCTAAGTGGGAGATTACAATTCCTTATACAGCTGGTTACGGTGCTGAGCAGCCAAGTCCAGACCTCAAGCCATTCTCAACACTTATCTTTACTGTTGAGTTACTCGGTATTGAGAAGGCTCCAGAGGGTCAGCCAGGTATGCCTCAGGGTATGTCTGCTATGCCACAGGGTAAGCCAGGTATGTAA
- a CDS encoding acyltransferase family protein: MEELDFLKFVFITLMIAFHLTYIGDTYPVAKQLVYTFHMPGFLLVSGYLFNVNKSWAALGKTMLWIFIPYAVMESGYTVMASLLPIREHIDHLTIGVLIDHIFLHPMGPYWYLHTLMICGIFYYIAFKKPKGRFSSVLKQEKPLLPLKMMSLENQVLLGRFILLALFLWLLSHGCGLLSIANAAYFLVGAIIRQAVGNFRQAFPARWWTLGLLVVWCIDPTHYEKASFAGACLVFLVIGSLLWIYQLGIAQPLRNLFLFIGRNTLPLLLFSPIFTILAKFYQPLLLRVEPTGMFFLVVSVVFAIAGSFGITWLMDVTGISKLFFGKKGLI, from the coding sequence ATGGAAGAACTGGACTTTCTCAAGTTCGTCTTCATCACGCTGATGATTGCTTTCCACCTTACTTATATTGGCGACACCTACCCTGTTGCAAAACAGTTGGTCTACACTTTCCATATGCCGGGCTTCCTATTGGTGTCAGGTTATCTGTTTAATGTGAATAAGTCGTGGGCTGCTTTGGGGAAAACTATGCTTTGGATATTCATTCCATACGCTGTGATGGAAAGTGGCTATACCGTAATGGCTTCGCTACTTCCTATCCGTGAACACATTGATCATTTGACTATAGGAGTACTGATTGACCATATCTTCCTTCATCCGATGGGACCTTATTGGTACTTACATACCTTGATGATTTGCGGTATCTTCTATTATATCGCATTCAAGAAACCTAAAGGACGTTTTTCATCGGTATTGAAACAAGAGAAACCACTGCTGCCTCTCAAAATGATGAGTTTGGAGAATCAGGTGCTGTTAGGTAGGTTTATCCTTCTTGCCCTGTTCCTTTGGTTGCTCTCACACGGCTGTGGACTACTCTCAATAGCCAATGCAGCCTACTTCCTTGTAGGTGCTATCATACGCCAAGCAGTGGGCAATTTCCGTCAAGCATTCCCTGCACGTTGGTGGACATTAGGACTTTTGGTAGTATGGTGTATCGACCCAACCCATTACGAAAAGGCATCTTTTGCAGGTGCATGTTTGGTGTTTTTAGTTATCGGTTCGCTGTTGTGGATTTATCAGTTAGGGATTGCACAACCACTGCGCAACCTCTTTCTCTTTATCGGGCGTAACACTTTACCCCTCTTACTCTTCTCTCCTATCTTCACGATTCTTGCCAAATTCTATCAACCTCTGTTGCTTCGTGTGGAGCCAACGGGAATGTTCTTCCTTGTGGTCAGTGTGGTATTTGCCATTGCAGGCTCGTTTGGCATAACATGGTTGATGGATGTTACGGGCATCTCAAAGCTATTCTTTGGAAAAAAAGGACTGATATAA
- a CDS encoding FKBP-type peptidyl-prolyl cis-trans isomerase has protein sequence MKKLLMLALLVAAGSVFNTASAQSKKKGKQNAKCSVECKEGAVVLTSPSDTLSYAAGMSMTRGLDDYLANQFGVTPAQMPDFLRGLRQGIANRKDSAFAAYVAGLLISSQVDKTMLPNIASKFEGTSAPINPDLLYKGFVAALAKDSTVLKQATAEQIFEKKEVELKAQKDAEIKAKNEAYLAENKKKEGVVTLADGLQYRIIKKGDGAIPTATDRVQVIYEGKTIDGKVFDATSRHGVEFDTFNVGGLIKGWTEALQMMPVGSKWEIVIPQHLAYKERGAGRDIGPFSTLIFTLELKGIEAAPEKESKTIDAAKLVPAKKAPVQKAKKNVKK, from the coding sequence ATGAAGAAACTTTTAATGCTGGCTCTGCTCGTTGCAGCAGGTTCAGTCTTCAATACTGCAAGTGCACAGAGTAAGAAGAAAGGAAAGCAGAATGCGAAGTGTTCTGTAGAATGTAAAGAAGGTGCAGTAGTACTGACTTCACCTTCTGATACATTGAGCTATGCTGCAGGTATGTCTATGACGCGTGGCTTGGACGACTATCTTGCAAATCAGTTTGGTGTTACTCCTGCACAGATGCCAGACTTCCTGCGTGGCTTGCGTCAGGGTATTGCTAATCGTAAAGACTCTGCTTTTGCTGCTTACGTAGCAGGATTGCTTATCAGTTCACAAGTAGACAAGACCATGTTGCCTAATATTGCATCTAAGTTCGAAGGCACATCGGCTCCAATTAACCCAGATTTGCTTTACAAGGGCTTTGTAGCAGCTTTGGCAAAGGATTCTACTGTCCTCAAGCAGGCTACTGCTGAGCAAATCTTCGAGAAGAAAGAAGTAGAGTTGAAAGCACAGAAAGATGCTGAGATAAAGGCTAAGAATGAAGCTTACTTGGCTGAGAATAAGAAGAAAGAGGGCGTTGTAACATTGGCTGATGGTCTTCAGTATCGTATCATTAAGAAGGGTGATGGAGCTATTCCAACAGCAACCGACCGTGTTCAGGTTATCTATGAGGGTAAGACCATTGATGGAAAGGTCTTCGATGCAACTTCACGTCATGGCGTAGAGTTCGATACCTTCAATGTTGGTGGACTCATTAAGGGTTGGACTGAGGCGTTGCAGATGATGCCAGTAGGCTCAAAGTGGGAGATTGTTATCCCACAGCATCTCGCATACAAAGAGCGTGGTGCAGGTCGTGACATCGGTCCTTTCTCAACACTTATCTTCACTCTTGAGTTGAAGGGCATTGAGGCTGCACCAGAAAAGGAGTCAAAGACGATTGATGCTGCAAAGCTCGTCCCAGCCAAGAAGGCTCCTGTTCAGAAGGCAAAGAAGAATGTAAAAAAGTAA
- a CDS encoding YitT family protein: MINKINKKVLYREILDYVMIAVGMLSYAIGWMVFLLPNHIGNGGVAGLASILNWGQGIPVANTYFVLNAILLAIALKVLGLKFCIRTIYGVVMLTVITKVMGTVFPHPGLLHGQPFMAAIIGASFCGVGLAFGLSYNGSSGGSDIVAAIVNKYRDISLGRVILLVDMTIVTGSYLVLRSWEQVIYGYVNLIITSFVLDQVINSSRRSVQFLIISERYKEICDMISQDQPHRTSTIIDAKGYYTGSDIKIVIVVTRQREASYVYRMIDDIDPDAFVTQSQVMGVFGKGFDKFKVKKKSSNKNKPKATNLPKQ, translated from the coding sequence ATGATTAACAAGATTAATAAGAAGGTCCTTTATCGGGAAATCTTAGACTATGTAATGATAGCCGTAGGTATGCTGTCCTACGCTATCGGTTGGATGGTTTTTCTACTACCTAATCACATCGGTAATGGTGGCGTAGCAGGTCTTGCTTCCATTTTGAATTGGGGACAAGGAATCCCTGTTGCTAACACTTATTTTGTCCTAAACGCAATTCTATTAGCCATTGCACTGAAGGTTTTAGGCTTAAAGTTCTGTATCCGCACTATCTATGGCGTTGTGATGCTGACGGTTATCACAAAGGTTATGGGTACTGTCTTTCCCCATCCGGGACTCTTACATGGGCAACCTTTTATGGCAGCAATCATTGGTGCGTCGTTTTGTGGTGTTGGTTTAGCTTTTGGACTCTCCTATAATGGTAGCTCTGGTGGCTCGGATATCGTCGCAGCGATAGTCAATAAATACCGTGATATATCTCTTGGACGTGTCATTTTGTTAGTGGATATGACCATCGTAACGGGAAGTTACCTTGTTCTTCGTAGTTGGGAGCAGGTTATCTATGGTTATGTAAACTTGATTATCACCTCTTTTGTACTCGACCAAGTTATCAATTCCAGTCGTCGTTCGGTACAGTTCCTTATCATTTCGGAGCGTTATAAAGAGATTTGTGATATGATATCGCAAGACCAACCCCATCGTACCAGTACGATAATCGATGCAAAGGGCTATTATACGGGTAGCGATATAAAGATTGTTATCGTAGTAACTCGCCAACGTGAAGCGTCATATGTCTATCGTATGATTGATGATATCGACCCAGATGCCTTCGTAACACAGAGTCAGGTAATGGGTGTCTTTGGTAAGGGATTCGATAAGTTTAAGGTGAAGAAGAAGTCATCTAATAAGAATAAGCCGAAGGCTACTAATCTGCCTAAGCAATAA
- a CDS encoding gamma-glutamyl-gamma-aminobutyrate hydrolase family protein, with amino-acid sequence MQYDLQSHLDKVYSTFPEAKRKPIIGITTNYMNGDAALRNVYYKQVVAAGGVPMLIPPVADKDVLINTLDHLDGLLLTGGADINPLWLGEEPSPKLHNINAERDLPELMLIRLAFNRQLPILGICRGAQALAVALGGKIQQDIYDEYIREEETVEKKLSKDKTVTTYRAATLKHSQDAERCEATHSVTLNKSSVLYALYKEERLMVNSFHHQAVKDAGKHFRVTALSPDGVIEAIESSEFKPIMGVQWHPEWMGEEGGKIFQWLVGQSNNFYLAKQLHQRILTLDTHCDTPMFFPQGVNFDQRDSRILYDLHKMTEGRQDAVTMAAYLPQPKIGESFSSKIDVEGLKRYNPHLIETLEHLSPAVYANLIFDKIEEIVKQNQRYISIARTPSDLYEDKRKGRKSIMFAIENGLALEHKLENVKHFAQRGVTYITLCHNGDNDICDSARGCNTHGGVSKFGEEVIKEMNRNGIMVDLSHGGEKSFYDALEISTMPIVCSHSNSKALCDVPRNLTDDQMRALAKKGGVAHITMYQGFLKKGSEATVMDAIAHLEHAISIMGIDHVGIGTDFDGDGTVRGMADASEMINFTLHLLRRKYSERDIEKIWGGNWLRVMAQVQSVRK; translated from the coding sequence ATGCAATACGATCTTCAGTCACATCTCGATAAGGTGTATTCAACGTTCCCTGAAGCAAAGCGTAAGCCTATAATTGGTATCACTACCAATTATATGAATGGTGATGCTGCGTTAAGGAATGTCTATTATAAGCAGGTGGTAGCTGCGGGCGGAGTCCCAATGCTTATTCCTCCTGTGGCTGATAAGGATGTGCTTATTAACACCCTTGACCATCTTGACGGTCTTCTCCTTACAGGTGGTGCTGATATCAATCCTCTGTGGCTTGGCGAGGAGCCTTCTCCCAAACTTCATAATATCAATGCTGAGCGTGATTTACCCGAACTGATGCTTATCCGTTTGGCGTTTAATCGTCAGTTACCTATCCTTGGTATCTGCCGTGGAGCGCAAGCCCTTGCTGTCGCTTTAGGTGGAAAGATACAGCAAGATATCTATGATGAATATATAAGAGAGGAGGAAACGGTTGAAAAGAAACTGAGCAAAGACAAAACGGTAACAACCTATCGTGCTGCTACATTAAAGCATTCACAGGACGCTGAACGCTGTGAAGCTACGCATAGCGTGACCCTTAACAAGTCATCTGTCCTCTATGCGCTCTATAAGGAAGAGCGTCTTATGGTCAATAGTTTCCACCATCAGGCAGTGAAAGATGCTGGAAAGCACTTCCGTGTGACAGCACTTTCGCCTGATGGAGTGATTGAAGCCATTGAGAGTAGCGAGTTCAAGCCTATCATGGGAGTACAATGGCATCCCGAATGGATGGGTGAAGAGGGAGGAAAAATCTTCCAGTGGCTGGTTGGACAGTCTAATAACTTCTACCTTGCTAAGCAACTTCATCAGCGCATCTTGACGCTTGATACACACTGTGATACGCCTATGTTCTTCCCACAAGGTGTCAACTTCGATCAGCGTGACTCACGTATTCTCTACGATCTCCATAAGATGACGGAGGGAAGACAGGATGCTGTGACGATGGCTGCTTACCTTCCACAACCGAAGATAGGCGAGTCTTTCTCATCAAAGATTGATGTTGAAGGTTTGAAACGCTATAATCCTCATCTCATTGAGACGTTGGAGCATCTCTCACCAGCTGTCTATGCCAACCTTATCTTTGACAAAATAGAGGAAATTGTTAAGCAGAACCAACGCTATATCAGTATTGCTCGTACACCTTCCGACCTTTACGAGGATAAGCGCAAGGGACGTAAGAGCATTATGTTTGCTATTGAGAACGGTCTTGCTTTGGAGCATAAGCTTGAGAATGTAAAGCACTTTGCACAGCGTGGTGTGACCTATATAACCCTTTGTCACAATGGTGATAACGACATCTGCGACTCTGCACGAGGCTGCAACACCCACGGAGGAGTAAGTAAGTTTGGCGAAGAGGTCATCAAGGAGATGAACCGTAACGGTATTATGGTCGACTTAAGCCACGGTGGAGAGAAGAGTTTTTACGATGCGTTAGAGATTAGTACGATGCCAATCGTATGTAGTCATTCTAATAGCAAAGCACTCTGTGACGTTCCTCGCAACCTTACCGACGACCAGATGCGAGCATTGGCAAAGAAGGGTGGTGTGGCTCATATCACAATGTACCAAGGCTTCTTGAAGAAGGGTAGTGAGGCAACAGTGATGGATGCGATAGCTCATCTTGAGCATGCTATCAGCATTATGGGTATCGACCATGTCGGTATTGGTACCGACTTTGATGGTGACGGAACCGTACGAGGTATGGCTGATGCGAGCGAAATGATCAACTTCACCCTTCATCTTTTGCGTCGTAAGTATAGCGAAAGAGATATTGAAAAGATATGGGGAGGCAACTGGCTGCGTGTAATGGCACAGGTACAGAGCGTTAGAAAATAA
- a CDS encoding M28 family peptidase, which translates to MKTNIKLIFGCLLAVSLTTVAYGCKGKASNTDNATDTVATAKPVGPTFNADSAYAFTAAQCDFGPRVMNSAAHDKCGKWIVEKFKEYGCEVQEQKADLKAYDGTVLKSTNIIARFNPEAKKRILICAHWDSRPWADNDPDSTNHKKPVMAANDGASGVAVMLELARQLQADKKLKVGVDFVCFDAEDWGIPRWETRYQDDGDSWALGAQYYAKNFPTAVKPEFGILLDMVGGEGAQFYREGMSIQFASDVVNRVWEAAKGAGFGSYFPDAVGGMVTDDHVPVNQFAGIPTIDIIPYYPDCQQSSFGPTWHTVNDTMEHIDKNTLQAVGQTVIQVLYTL; encoded by the coding sequence ATGAAAACGAATATAAAACTCATTTTCGGCTGCCTCTTGGCAGTGTCCCTCACAACCGTAGCCTATGGCTGTAAGGGGAAAGCAAGCAACACTGATAATGCTACTGACACTGTGGCTACCGCAAAACCAGTCGGTCCTACGTTTAATGCCGACTCTGCATACGCCTTTACAGCAGCACAGTGTGACTTCGGACCACGTGTGATGAACTCTGCAGCACATGATAAGTGTGGCAAGTGGATAGTAGAGAAATTCAAGGAGTATGGCTGTGAAGTGCAGGAGCAGAAAGCCGATCTAAAAGCCTATGACGGTACGGTCTTGAAGTCAACTAATATCATTGCACGTTTTAATCCAGAAGCAAAGAAGCGTATCTTAATCTGTGCGCACTGGGATAGTCGTCCTTGGGCAGACAATGATCCAGACTCTACTAACCACAAGAAGCCTGTTATGGCTGCGAATGATGGTGCCAGTGGAGTGGCTGTAATGCTTGAGTTAGCACGTCAGTTGCAGGCTGATAAGAAGTTAAAAGTAGGTGTTGACTTCGTATGTTTTGATGCTGAAGACTGGGGAATACCACGTTGGGAGACTCGTTATCAAGACGATGGCGACTCTTGGGCATTAGGTGCACAATACTACGCAAAGAACTTCCCAACGGCTGTTAAGCCTGAGTTCGGTATTCTTCTCGATATGGTAGGAGGCGAAGGCGCTCAGTTCTATCGTGAGGGAATGTCTATTCAGTTTGCTTCTGATGTTGTAAACCGTGTGTGGGAGGCTGCAAAGGGAGCTGGTTTCGGCTCTTACTTCCCTGATGCTGTTGGTGGCATGGTTACCGACGATCATGTTCCAGTGAACCAGTTTGCAGGTATTCCTACTATTGATATCATTCCTTACTATCCTGATTGTCAGCAAAGTTCTTTCGGTCCAACATGGCATACTGTCAATGACACTATGGAACATATCGATAAGAATACGTTGCAAGCAGTTGGTCAGACCGTCATACAGGTATTGTATACGCTGTAA
- the ruvB gene encoding Holliday junction branch migration DNA helicase RuvB, producing the protein MPEDFDIHEERLNSVEKDFENALRPLKFNDFSGQSKVVENLSVFVEAAKFRGEPLDHTLLHGPPGLGKTTLSNIIANELGVGFKITSGPVLDKPGDLAGILTSLEPNDVLFIDEIHRLSPVVEEYLYSAMEDYRIDIMIDKGPSARSIQIDLNPFTLVGATTRSGLLTAPLRARFGINLHLEYYDPETLKRIIKRSATLLKVPIVDEAADEIARRSRGTPRICNALLRRVRDFAQVKGNGTITPEIATMSLQSLNIDKYGLDEIDNKILLTIIDKFRGGPVGVSTIATAIGEDSGTVEEVYEPFLIMEGFIKRTPRGRVATQLAYDHLGRNSYQDNPLQPGLFD; encoded by the coding sequence ATGCCAGAAGATTTTGACATACATGAAGAAAGGCTGAACTCGGTTGAGAAGGATTTCGAAAACGCTCTACGCCCTCTGAAATTTAATGATTTCAGCGGACAGTCGAAGGTGGTCGAAAACCTCAGCGTCTTTGTTGAAGCCGCTAAGTTCCGTGGCGAACCGCTCGACCATACCCTCTTACACGGTCCTCCGGGATTGGGTAAGACAACGTTGAGCAATATTATCGCTAACGAATTGGGCGTTGGTTTCAAGATTACCTCTGGTCCGGTACTCGACAAGCCGGGCGACCTTGCGGGCATCCTCACCTCCTTAGAGCCTAACGACGTCTTGTTTATTGACGAGATACACCGCCTTTCTCCTGTCGTAGAGGAGTATCTTTACTCTGCGATGGAGGACTATCGTATTGACATTATGATTGATAAGGGACCGTCTGCACGTTCTATCCAGATTGACCTCAACCCATTCACACTCGTTGGTGCAACGACACGAAGCGGACTGCTCACAGCTCCTCTCCGTGCACGCTTTGGTATTAATCTCCATTTGGAGTATTATGATCCAGAGACTTTAAAGCGCATTATCAAGCGTTCGGCTACCCTATTAAAAGTGCCTATCGTGGACGAAGCTGCGGATGAAATTGCACGTCGCTCACGTGGTACGCCACGTATCTGTAACGCCCTACTCCGCCGTGTACGCGACTTCGCACAGGTGAAGGGTAATGGTACGATCACACCCGAAATCGCTACGATGTCACTACAGTCGTTGAACATTGACAAATATGGTTTGGACGAGATAGATAACAAGATTCTACTCACCATTATCGATAAGTTCCGTGGCGGTCCAGTAGGTGTTTCTACCATTGCCACTGCTATCGGTGAGGATTCTGGTACGGTGGAAGAGGTTTACGAACCTTTCCTTATTATGGAAGGTTTCATCAAACGAACCCCTCGTGGACGTGTGGCAACACAGCTTGCCTACGACCATCTCGGACGAAACTCATATCAAGACAATCCTCTACAACCAGGATTATTCGATTAA
- a CDS encoding FKBP-type peptidyl-prolyl cis-trans isomerase has product MDKLSYALGIGIGSQLAGMGAKELNIDDFAQAIKDVISGSELKVDNAEAQTLVQNFFQEQEAKQQAAAAEAGKVAKAAGEAFLAENGKKDGVVTLPSGLQYQVLKEGNGKKPSATDQVVCHYEGTLIDGTVFDSSYKRNQPATFGLNQVIAGWTEGVQLMQEGAKYRFFIPYNLAYGERGAGAQIPPFAALVFDVELIEVK; this is encoded by the coding sequence ATGGACAAATTAAGCTATGCACTGGGAATCGGTATCGGTTCACAGCTCGCAGGAATGGGCGCAAAGGAACTGAATATTGACGACTTCGCACAGGCTATCAAGGATGTTATTTCAGGTTCAGAACTGAAAGTTGACAATGCAGAAGCACAGACTCTCGTACAAAACTTCTTCCAAGAGCAGGAGGCTAAGCAGCAGGCTGCAGCCGCTGAGGCTGGTAAGGTAGCAAAGGCTGCTGGTGAAGCTTTCCTTGCAGAGAACGGTAAGAAGGATGGTGTTGTAACCTTACCTTCAGGTTTACAGTATCAGGTATTGAAAGAGGGCAATGGTAAGAAGCCTTCAGCTACAGACCAAGTAGTGTGTCATTATGAAGGAACACTGATTGATGGTACTGTTTTTGACAGCTCTTATAAGCGCAATCAGCCTGCTACTTTCGGCTTGAATCAGGTTATCGCAGGTTGGACAGAGGGTGTGCAGCTTATGCAGGAAGGTGCTAAGTATCGCTTCTTCATCCCTTATAACCTTGCATATGGTGAGCGTGGTGCTGGTGCACAGATACCTCCATTCGCAGCACTTGTATTCGACGTAGAGTTGATAGAGGTAAAGTAA
- a CDS encoding glutathione peroxidase, producing the protein MKKLFSLLFLALMTLPIMAQKNVYKFSVKDGNEHTVKLKDYKGKVLLIVNTATKCGFTPQYEALQKLYETYKNQGLVILDFPCNQFGAQAPGSFRDIHTFCTGNYGTTFPQFAKINVNGRNESPLYTYLKAQQPFKGFDMNSNIGKFLDEKFRAENPDYAKDPSIKWNFTKFLIDRQGHVIDRFEPTADMKDVEAGIKAALKMK; encoded by the coding sequence ATGAAGAAACTATTTTCACTCCTCTTCTTAGCCCTCATGACATTGCCAATCATGGCTCAGAAGAATGTTTACAAGTTTAGTGTAAAGGACGGAAACGAGCATACCGTCAAGTTGAAGGACTATAAGGGTAAGGTTCTGCTCATCGTTAATACAGCGACAAAATGTGGATTTACACCACAGTATGAGGCATTACAAAAACTCTATGAAACCTATAAGAACCAAGGACTTGTCATCCTTGACTTCCCTTGTAATCAGTTTGGCGCACAGGCTCCGGGCTCTTTCCGTGACATTCACACTTTCTGTACAGGCAACTATGGTACGACTTTCCCACAGTTTGCAAAGATTAATGTCAATGGTCGTAACGAATCACCGCTTTACACTTACCTAAAGGCTCAACAGCCATTCAAGGGCTTTGACATGAATAGCAACATCGGTAAGTTCCTCGATGAGAAGTTCCGTGCAGAGAATCCTGACTACGCCAAAGATCCAAGTATCAAATGGAACTTCACAAAGTTCCTCATTGACAGACAGGGACACGTCATTGATCGCTTTGAACCAACAGCTGATATGAAAGACGTTGAGGCTGGTATCAAGGCGGCACTAAAGATGAAGTAA
- a CDS encoding SIR2 family NAD-dependent protein deacylase, whose amino-acid sequence MKKIVFLTGAGMSVESGFKTFRGNDGLWEDYPVEQVATHEGWVANPTLVNNFYNNLRKKLYAAKPNEGHRLIKELEKDYDVTVITQNVDDLHEKAGSLKVIHLHGELTKVCSSKTPYDSRYIQELPKDNCEVAPGALAEDGSLLRPFIVFFGESVPMIEPAAEVVAQADILVIIGTSLVVYPAAGLVQYTRPGTPIYLIDPDDTPAHASGRLTHIKKGASEGMKELIKLL is encoded by the coding sequence ATGAAGAAAATCGTATTCTTAACAGGTGCTGGAATGTCCGTAGAGAGTGGCTTCAAGACCTTTCGCGGCAATGATGGATTATGGGAGGATTATCCTGTTGAACAGGTAGCAACGCACGAAGGCTGGGTAGCCAACCCCACACTCGTCAACAACTTCTACAACAATCTACGCAAAAAGCTCTATGCAGCCAAGCCTAACGAGGGTCATCGCCTTATCAAGGAACTTGAGAAAGACTATGATGTGACGGTGATTACGCAAAATGTTGACGACCTTCACGAGAAAGCTGGCTCTTTAAAGGTCATCCATCTACATGGAGAACTGACAAAGGTATGCTCAAGTAAGACTCCTTACGACAGCCGATACATACAGGAACTACCTAAAGACAACTGCGAAGTAGCCCCTGGAGCATTGGCTGAAGACGGTAGTCTATTGCGTCCTTTCATTGTCTTCTTCGGTGAATCAGTCCCAATGATAGAACCAGCTGCAGAGGTTGTGGCACAAGCAGACATCCTTGTTATCATCGGAACGTCGCTGGTTGTTTACCCTGCTGCGGGTCTTGTGCAATACACCCGACCAGGAACTCCTATCTATCTGATTGACCCTGACGATACGCCCGCACATGCTTCTGGACGATTAACACATATCAAAAAGGGTGCAAGCGAGGGTATGAAAGAGTTGATTAAGCTATTGTAA